A single region of the Tachyglossus aculeatus isolate mTacAcu1 chromosome X1, mTacAcu1.pri, whole genome shotgun sequence genome encodes:
- the GTPBP3 gene encoding tRNA modification GTPase GTPBP3, mitochondrial yields the protein MWPGLQTLLASGARGTHLVARLSKQLCSQAGSRVTIFALSSGHGKCGVAVIRTSGPASGPALLRLMARLELPRPRTATLSLILDPDSSEPLDRGLVLWFPGPHSFTGEDCAELHVHGGPAVVSGVLRALGSLPGLRPAEAGEFTKRAFQNGKLGLTEVEGLGDLIHAETEAQRRQALRQLAGELGRLYQGWSKTLTRVLAHVEAYIDFSEDDNIEEGVLADVNTSVRGLQAEIQGHLQDARRGERLRSGVQVIIAGPTNAGKSSLLNLLCQKPTAIVSPVAGTTRDIVESALNIGGFPVLLSDTAGLRETQDPVEQEGVRRAQDRLTQADIVLAVLDATDITSDSSHLFLETMRGQGDPTRPCLLVLNKADLLMPGSHQGLVGIFQGWGLNPALLMSCKTGEGVEGLLDALKEMLAAICGDPAVGSPSLTQTRHRRHLHDCLAALGRYQQWHERDLALAAEELRAACGHLGRITGRVGAAEILDVIFRDFCIGK from the exons ATGTGGCCCGGGTTACAGACATTGTTGGCCTCGGGGGCCCGGGGAACCCATCTCGTTGCCAG GCTGTCGAAGCAGCTGTGCAGCCAGGCTGGGTCTCGGGTCACCATCTTTGCCCTGTCCTCGGGACACGGAAAGTGCGGGGTAGCCGTCATCCGGACCAGCGGACCTGCCAGTGGCCCAGCCCTCCTCCGCCTCATGGCGCGGCTGGAGCTGCCCCGTCCCCGGACCGCCACCTTGAGCCTCATCTTGGACCCTGACTCTTCAGAGCCCCTGGACAGGGGCCTGGTGCTCTGGTTCCCAG ggccacacagcttcaCCGGGGAGGACTGCGCTGAGCTGCATGTGCATGGGGGCCCAGCCGTGGTGAGCGGGGTGCTGCGAGCCCTGG GCAGCCTCCCTGGCCTGCGCCCAGCGGAGGCGGGCGAGTTCACCAAGCGGGCGTTCCAGAATGGGAAGCTGGGTCTGACAGAAGTGGAGGGACTGGGCGACCTGATCCATGCTGAGACGGAGGCCCAGCGGCGCCAGGCCCTGCGCCAGCTGGCTGGGGAACTGGGCCGCCTCTACCAGGGCTGGAGCAAGACCCTGACCAGG GTCCTGGCCCACGTGGAGGCTTACATTGACTTCAGTGAAGATGACAACATCGAAGAGGGAGTGCTGGCAGatg TCAATACAAGCGTGAGGGGGCTGCAGGCTGAGATCCAGGGGCACCTCCAGGATGCCCGGCGTGGAGAGCGGCTCCGCAGCGGGGTCCAAGTGATCATTGCCGGCCCCACCAACGCCGGCAAGAGCAGCCTCCTGAACCTGCTCT gccAGAAGCCCACAGCCATCGTGTCTCCTGTGGCTGGGACAACCCGGGATATAGTGGAGTCAGCCCTGAACATTGGTGGTTTCCCTGTGCTGCTGAGTGACACGGCCGGGCTGCGGGAGACCCAGGACCCCGTGGAGCAAGAGGGCGTGCGGCGTGCCCAGGAcag GCTGACCCAAGCGGACATCGTGTTGGCAGTACTGGATGCCACGGACATCACCTCAGACTCGAGCCACCTCTTCCTGGAGACCATGCGGGGCCAGGGTGACCCAACCCGGCCCTGCCTTCTAGTGCTGAATAAGGCGGACCTCCTGATGCCAGGGAGCCACCAGGGCCTGGTGGGGATCTTCCAAGGGTGGGGGCTGAACCCCGCCCTCCTGATGTCCTGCAAAACGGGGGAAGGCGTGGAGGGCCTGCTGGATGCCTTGAAGGAGATGTTGGCTGCCAT ATGCGGGGACCCTGCCGTGGGCAGCCCCAGCCTCACCCAGACCCGTCACCGACGCCATCTCCATGACTGCCTGGCGGCACTGGGACGCTACCAGCAGTGGCACGAGCGGGACCTGGCactggcagcagaggagctgcGGGCGGCCTGTGGCCACCTAGGCCGGATCACGGGGCGCGTGGGTGCGGCCGAAATCCTGGACGTCATCTTCCGTGACTTCTGCATCGGCAAGTGA